The window CTGTTGCGCTTCACTAATAATAGCTTGTACTAAAGCCCTACCAACTCCTTTTCTACGATACTCTGGACAAACGTACATTCTTTTGATTTCGCCTACCTCCTCACCAATTTTTCGTAATCCAGCACACCCGATAAAATTACCGTCATATGCTAACAGGAGTCGTCCTGTTGGTGAAGTAAACTGAGGCATTTTTATAATGTCCTGCTGTAACAGAACATCTACATCAAAAGTGAGACTAAATTCACGTTGAACAAGTAAATAAGTTGCAGTTAAATTCTCTTCGAGTAATCTATAAATATGTTTTTTATGCTCCTCAGTTTGCACTTGAGTAATTTTAAGGCTCATTAATTCGTATACCAGCTCTAAAAATAAAATAAGTATTTATGCTTTTAACTATATCAAAAAGTCCCCCATAAGTGGGGAGCCACTGCTTTGCAGAGGTGTCCTCCGTTGCAGCAAGTGGCGTGGATTTAGGGGCGAGAATATGAAAAAGCACACAGATTGATTCAATACAGCATCAACTTTTCTCATGTGCCATTTCTTTATTAGCCTTCTAGAACAAATTACACCAAACATTCATTAAGCTGTTGCTGAACCTCGGCAGTATCTAAATGACGCCCGATAAATACTAACTGGTTTTTTGGAGAACTTGACCATTGTTCTGCATTCAAATCGTAGCGAGCACCACTTAGTTGGAAAATATGTCGTAAATCGCTATCACTGAACCACAAAATACCTTTGGCACGGAAGACATTTTGAGGCATTTGTTGAGTGAGAAATTGCTCAAATTTATGAACATTGAAAGGGCGATCGCTCTCGAAGGATAATGAAACAAAACCATCGTTTTCGAGATGATGTGAGTGACGATCGCGGTCGTGGTCGTGGTGATGATCGTGGTTGTGATGGTGATGTTCTTGATGTGCATCGTGAGTATATGTGTCAACTGGCGTCATCCCTATACCGAGAATTAGTGGTAAAGGAACTTGACCATATTGAGTTGGAATAATTCTTGCTCCTGCTTTAATGTTTCGGATATAAGCTTGTACTTCTTCTAACTTCTGAGAAGACACAAGATCAACTTTATTAAGCAAAATCATATCACCATAGTAAATTTGCTTGAGTGCAGCTTCACTATTAAAGTGCTCTGGAGTAAATGCTTCAGCATCTACTAACGTGAGGATTGAATCTAGATTCGTTAACTCGCGCAATTCTGTACCGACAAATGTGAGAATAATTGGTAAAGGATCGGCAATGCCTGTAGTCTCAATCACTAAATAATCAATGCGATTCTCGCGCTCTAAAACTCGATAAACAGCATCAACTAATCCATCATTAATTGTGCAACAAATACAACCATTACTGAGTTCCACCATGTCTTCATCTAGTGAAACCAAAAGTTGACTGTCAATATTGATATCACCAAATTCATTAACTAAAACAGCAACTTTCAAATCCTTTTTATTCGTTAAAATTTGATTTAACAAAGTTGTTTTACCACTTCCTAAAAAACCAGTAATAATTGTCACTGGCATTCCCCGCTTAGGAACATTTAAGTTAGATTCAGTTATTTGTGTCAT of the Gloeocapsopsis sp. IPPAS B-1203 genome contains:
- a CDS encoding GNAT family N-acetyltransferase → MSLKITQVQTEEHKKHIYRLLEENLTATYLLVQREFSLTFDVDVLLQQDIIKMPQFTSPTGRLLLAYDGNFIGCAGLRKIGEEVGEIKRMYVCPEYRRKGVGRALVQAIISEAQQIGYSKLRLDCAPFAKAAQALYHSIGFQSIQPYPESEIPEEYHSKWIFMELIIK
- a CDS encoding GTP-binding protein; the protein is MTGSMTQITESNLNVPKRGMPVTIITGFLGSGKTTLLNQILTNKKDLKVAVLVNEFGDINIDSQLLVSLDEDMVELSNGCICCTINDGLVDAVYRVLERENRIDYLVIETTGIADPLPIILTFVGTELRELTNLDSILTLVDAEAFTPEHFNSEAALKQIYYGDMILLNKVDLVSSQKLEEVQAYIRNIKAGARIIPTQYGQVPLPLILGIGMTPVDTYTHDAHQEHHHHNHDHHHDHDRDRHSHHLENDGFVSLSFESDRPFNVHKFEQFLTQQMPQNVFRAKGILWFSDSDLRHIFQLSGARYDLNAEQWSSSPKNQLVFIGRHLDTAEVQQQLNECLV